A genomic region of Rhodanobacter sp. contains the following coding sequences:
- the rnr gene encoding ribonuclease R: MTKKNKNDKQDQRANPAAGKRKRTDAGRDPHAEREAQRYERPIPSREAILALLEERGEMLTEARIAEALALHESSDLFALQKRLGAMVRDGQLLQGRRGGFAPAKKLDLIPGVVLANAEGYGFLRPDEGGEDLYLSPQQMRGVLHGDRVLASVVGVDRRGRRQGAIAEVLQRRSPRLVGRVVVENGVTLVAPDDRRLHQDVMIPPGETQGARAGQIVVAEITDPPTPHRGPLGAIRAVLGERLKPSLLIEMAIASHDLPHDWPPEVLRDAAEVEPEVTAAEREGRVDLRKLPLVTIDGADARDFDDAVYAEPKRGGGWRLVVAIADVSHYVPVGSALDREAYERSTSTYFPGFVVPMLPETLSNGICSLNPKVERLCMVCDMVVDAAGAVVKSKFYPAVMRSHARLTYDQVWQAVGLHEAGALDQVRDVLPQLENLHALYKAMAAQRRQRGAIDFETPEVKFRLDQRGEVESAGATERNDAHKLIEECMIAANVQAALFLEKKKVPALFRAHEPPPAEKYEDLQQFLREFKLRMPPVEEVTPADFADVLRLVAERPERELIQSVLLRAQSMAAYQPDNRGHFGLALSAYAHFTSPIRRYPDLLVHRAIRYALTGGKPAGYEYTPAQMATMAVHCSQRERRAEEAERDVDERYKCAWMAKHVGEEFAGVVTGVTSFGLFVELDESKVSGLVHISQLSNDYYHFDPQRHLLKGERSGTQYRLGDHVRVQVLRASLEDRKIDFRLAAPRASAAPPERSGKAYDYAAAGERYSLPKPAAGPAKTPGMFGKAAKAIGRAFGRKSAAVEALPHPVAPSDNSPSASHASRKRGASAQPGRMPMAAKAGRSANPARKAENAKRGKASTAVPPTKKHTGRKPDNPKGKR; encoded by the coding sequence GTGACCAAGAAGAACAAAAACGACAAGCAAGACCAACGCGCAAACCCGGCCGCGGGCAAGCGCAAGCGCACCGACGCCGGGCGCGATCCGCACGCCGAGCGCGAGGCGCAACGCTACGAGCGCCCCATTCCCAGCCGCGAAGCCATCCTCGCCCTGCTGGAAGAACGCGGCGAGATGCTCACCGAGGCGCGCATCGCCGAGGCGCTGGCGCTGCACGAATCCAGTGACCTGTTCGCGCTGCAAAAGCGCCTCGGCGCGATGGTGCGCGACGGCCAGTTGCTGCAAGGCCGCCGCGGCGGTTTCGCCCCGGCGAAGAAGCTCGACCTGATCCCCGGCGTGGTGCTGGCGAATGCCGAAGGCTACGGTTTTCTGCGCCCCGACGAAGGCGGCGAGGACCTGTATCTCTCCCCGCAGCAGATGCGCGGCGTGCTGCATGGCGACCGCGTGCTGGCCAGCGTGGTCGGCGTGGACCGGCGCGGCCGCCGCCAGGGCGCGATCGCCGAAGTGCTGCAGCGCCGTTCGCCGCGGCTGGTGGGTCGCGTGGTGGTGGAGAACGGCGTGACCCTGGTGGCGCCCGACGACCGCCGCCTGCATCAGGACGTGATGATCCCGCCCGGCGAGACGCAGGGCGCGCGCGCCGGCCAGATCGTGGTGGCCGAGATCACCGATCCGCCCACGCCGCACCGCGGCCCGCTGGGCGCGATCCGCGCGGTGCTGGGCGAGCGCCTGAAGCCTTCGCTGCTGATCGAGATGGCGATCGCCAGCCACGATCTGCCGCACGACTGGCCGCCCGAAGTGTTGCGCGACGCGGCCGAGGTGGAACCCGAGGTCACCGCCGCCGAGCGCGAAGGCCGCGTCGACCTGCGCAAATTGCCGCTGGTGACCATCGACGGCGCCGATGCGCGGGACTTCGACGATGCCGTGTACGCCGAGCCGAAGCGCGGCGGCGGCTGGCGGCTGGTGGTCGCCATCGCCGACGTGTCGCACTACGTGCCGGTGGGCAGCGCGCTGGACCGCGAGGCCTACGAGCGCAGCACCTCCACCTATTTCCCCGGCTTCGTGGTGCCGATGCTGCCGGAGACGCTGTCCAACGGCATCTGCTCGCTCAACCCCAAGGTGGAGCGCTTGTGCATGGTCTGCGACATGGTGGTGGACGCCGCGGGCGCCGTGGTCAAGTCGAAGTTCTACCCGGCGGTGATGCGCTCGCACGCGCGGCTCACCTACGACCAGGTGTGGCAGGCGGTGGGCCTCCACGAGGCCGGTGCGCTGGATCAGGTGCGCGATGTGCTGCCGCAACTGGAGAACCTGCATGCGTTGTACAAGGCGATGGCCGCGCAGCGCAGGCAGCGCGGCGCAATCGACTTCGAGACGCCGGAGGTGAAGTTCCGCCTCGATCAGCGCGGCGAGGTGGAATCCGCCGGCGCTACCGAGCGCAACGACGCGCACAAGCTGATCGAGGAATGCATGATCGCCGCCAACGTGCAGGCGGCGCTGTTCCTGGAAAAGAAGAAGGTCCCCGCGCTGTTCCGCGCCCACGAGCCGCCGCCGGCGGAGAAGTACGAGGACCTGCAGCAGTTCCTGCGCGAGTTCAAGCTGCGCATGCCGCCGGTGGAGGAGGTGACTCCCGCCGACTTCGCCGACGTGCTGCGGCTGGTGGCCGAGCGCCCGGAGCGCGAGCTGATCCAGAGCGTGCTGCTGCGCGCGCAGAGCATGGCCGCCTATCAGCCGGACAACCGCGGCCACTTCGGCCTGGCGCTCTCGGCCTACGCGCATTTCACCTCGCCGATCCGCCGCTATCCCGACCTGCTGGTGCATCGCGCGATCCGCTATGCGCTCACCGGCGGCAAGCCGGCCGGCTATGAATACACGCCGGCGCAGATGGCCACGATGGCGGTGCACTGCTCGCAGCGCGAGCGTCGCGCCGAGGAGGCCGAGCGCGACGTCGACGAGCGCTACAAGTGCGCGTGGATGGCCAAGCACGTGGGCGAGGAATTCGCCGGCGTGGTCACCGGCGTCACTTCGTTCGGCCTGTTCGTGGAGCTGGACGAGTCCAAGGTCTCCGGCCTCGTCCACATCAGCCAGCTCAGCAACGACTACTACCACTTCGATCCGCAGCGTCACCTGCTGAAGGGCGAACGCAGCGGCACGCAGTACCGGCTGGGCGACCACGTGCGCGTGCAGGTGCTGCGCGCCAGTCTGGAGGACCGCAAGATCGACTTCCGCCTGGCGGCGCCGCGTGCGTCTGCCGCACCGCCGGAGCGCAGCGGCAAGGCTTACGACTACGCTGCGGCGGGCGAGCGCTATTCGCTGCCAAAGCCGGCCGCCGGGCCGGCGAAGACACCGGGCATGTTTGGCAAGGCGGCCAAGGCGATCGGGCGCGCGTTCGGCCGCAAGAGTGCCGCCGTTGAAGCGTTACCGCATCCGGTTGCGCCAAGCGATAATTCGCCGTCTGCTTCGCATGCATCGAGGAAACGTGGCGCCAGCGCGCAGCCCGGCCGGATGCCGATGGCAGCCAAGGCCGGTCGGTCGGCGAACCCCGCACGCAAGGCAGAGAACGCGAAGCGCGGCAAGGCATCCACTGCCGTGCCGCCCACGAAAAAACATACCGGCCGCAAACCGGATAACCCGAAAGGCAAGCGATGA
- the gcvP gene encoding aminomethyl-transferring glycine dehydrogenase: MSQNTPSLRELENHDAFIARHIGPNDAEIAHMLRTVGHDSLEALTDAIVPAKIKSAAPLALPAAMTEVEALAKIRAVADKNQVFKSFIGQGYYGTHTPNVILRNILENPAWYTAYTPYQAEISQGRMEALINFQTMCADLTGMEIANASLLDEATAAAEAMTLAKRSAKAKGNTIVVFGDAHPQTIEVMRTRAEPLGLTIKQADSAEAWDAAIAADDYFAALIQYPASSGWLMDWSDEVAKIHAKNALAIFATDLLALTLLKPPGEMGADIVIGNSQRFGVPFGFGGPHAAFMACRDAYKRSMPGRLIGVSIDAEGNKAYRLTLQTREQHIRREKATSNICTAQVLLAVMASMYAVYHGPEGLARIASRVARLAAILKAGLAQLGFTATHHDTAFDTLSLKTGERTDAIAARAVAMGANLRKAWGEYLCISLDETTTRADIELLWRIFGGDDATLPSIDALDASAPSLIPEALRRTSAFLTHPVFNTHHSEHELLRYLRALADKDLAMDRTMIPLGSCTMKLNATAEMIPVTWPEFGNIHPFAPAAQTQGYQQLIAELEAQLVEITGYDAVSLQPNSGAQGEYAGLLAIRAYHQSRGEGHRDICLIPESAHGTNPASAQMCGMRVVVTKCDANGNVDLEDIRAQAEKHSANLAAIMLTYPSTHGVFEEDVVAICDIVHQHGGQVYTDGANMNALVGVAKPGKWGSDVSHLNLHKTFCIPHGGGGPGVGPCAVRSHLAPFLPRALGDDGARTQGTGNGAMVSAATFGSASILPISWMYITLMGTSGLRKATQVALLNANYIAKRLAAHYPTLYTGRNGLVAHECILDLRPIKDATGISAEDVAKRLIDFGFHAPTLSFPVAGTLMVEPTESESQHELDRFIDAMIQIRDEIRAVEEGKLDRDDNPLRNAPHTAFAVSASEWTHAYPRELAAFPLPSLKLQKYWSPVARVDNVYGDKNIMCACIPVDAYREEVEA, from the coding sequence ATGAGCCAGAACACTCCTTCCCTGCGCGAGCTGGAAAACCACGACGCGTTCATCGCGCGCCACATCGGCCCCAACGACGCCGAGATCGCGCACATGCTGCGCACCGTCGGCCACGATTCGCTGGAGGCGCTGACCGACGCCATCGTGCCCGCCAAGATCAAGTCCGCCGCGCCGCTGGCGCTGCCCGCCGCGATGACCGAGGTGGAGGCGCTGGCGAAGATCCGCGCCGTCGCCGACAAGAACCAGGTGTTCAAGAGCTTCATCGGCCAGGGTTACTACGGCACCCACACTCCCAACGTCATCCTGCGCAACATCCTGGAGAACCCGGCGTGGTACACGGCCTACACGCCGTACCAGGCGGAGATCTCGCAGGGCCGCATGGAGGCGCTGATCAACTTCCAGACCATGTGCGCCGACCTCACCGGCATGGAGATCGCCAACGCCTCGCTGCTGGACGAGGCCACCGCGGCCGCCGAGGCGATGACCCTGGCCAAGCGTTCGGCCAAGGCCAAGGGCAACACCATCGTGGTGTTCGGCGACGCGCATCCGCAGACCATCGAGGTGATGCGCACGCGCGCCGAGCCGCTGGGCCTGACGATCAAGCAGGCCGATTCCGCCGAGGCCTGGGACGCCGCGATCGCCGCGGACGACTATTTCGCGGCGCTGATCCAGTATCCGGCCAGCAGCGGCTGGCTGATGGACTGGAGCGACGAAGTCGCCAAGATCCACGCCAAGAACGCGCTGGCCATCTTCGCCACCGACCTGCTGGCGCTGACCTTGCTGAAGCCGCCGGGCGAGATGGGCGCGGACATCGTGATCGGCAACTCGCAGCGCTTCGGCGTGCCGTTTGGTTTCGGCGGCCCGCATGCCGCCTTCATGGCCTGCCGCGACGCCTACAAGCGCTCGATGCCGGGCCGCCTGATCGGCGTCTCCATCGACGCCGAGGGCAACAAGGCCTACCGCCTCACCCTGCAGACGCGCGAGCAGCACATCCGCCGCGAGAAGGCCACCAGCAACATCTGCACCGCGCAGGTGCTGCTGGCCGTGATGGCGTCGATGTACGCCGTCTACCACGGCCCGGAAGGCCTCGCCCGCATCGCCTCGCGCGTGGCGCGCCTCGCCGCCATCCTCAAGGCCGGCCTTGCCCAGCTCGGCTTCACCGCCACCCACCACGACACCGCGTTCGACACGCTGAGCCTGAAGACCGGCGAGCGCACCGACGCCATCGCGGCGCGCGCGGTGGCGATGGGCGCCAACCTGCGCAAGGCGTGGGGCGAATACCTGTGCATCTCGCTGGACGAGACCACCACGCGCGCCGACATCGAACTGCTGTGGCGCATCTTCGGCGGCGACGACGCCACGCTGCCCAGCATCGACGCACTGGACGCCAGCGCGCCGTCGCTGATCCCCGAAGCGCTGCGGCGCACGTCGGCCTTCCTCACCCACCCGGTGTTCAACACCCATCACAGCGAGCACGAACTGCTGCGCTACCTGCGCGCGCTGGCCGACAAGGACCTGGCGATGGACCGCACGATGATCCCGCTGGGCTCGTGCACCATGAAGCTCAACGCCACCGCCGAGATGATCCCGGTAACCTGGCCGGAATTCGGCAACATCCATCCGTTCGCGCCGGCCGCGCAGACGCAGGGCTACCAGCAGCTGATCGCCGAACTGGAAGCGCAACTGGTCGAGATCACCGGCTATGACGCGGTGAGCCTGCAGCCGAACTCCGGCGCGCAGGGCGAATACGCCGGCCTGCTGGCGATCCGCGCCTACCACCAGTCGCGCGGCGAAGGCCATCGCGACATCTGCCTGATCCCCGAGTCCGCCCACGGCACCAACCCGGCCTCCGCGCAGATGTGCGGCATGCGCGTGGTGGTGACCAAGTGCGACGCCAACGGCAACGTGGACCTGGAAGACATCCGCGCGCAGGCCGAGAAGCACTCGGCCAACCTTGCCGCGATCATGCTCACCTACCCGTCCACCCACGGCGTGTTCGAGGAAGACGTGGTCGCCATCTGCGACATCGTCCACCAGCACGGCGGACAGGTGTACACCGACGGCGCCAATATGAACGCGCTGGTCGGCGTGGCCAAGCCCGGCAAGTGGGGCTCGGACGTCAGCCACCTCAACCTGCACAAGACCTTCTGCATCCCGCACGGCGGCGGCGGCCCCGGCGTGGGCCCGTGCGCGGTGCGCTCGCACCTCGCGCCGTTCCTGCCGCGCGCGCTGGGCGACGACGGTGCGCGCACGCAGGGCACCGGCAACGGCGCCATGGTCAGCGCGGCCACCTTCGGCAGCGCGTCGATCCTGCCGATCTCGTGGATGTACATCACGCTGATGGGCACGTCGGGCCTGCGCAAGGCCACCCAGGTGGCGCTGCTCAATGCCAACTACATCGCCAAGCGCCTCGCCGCGCACTATCCCACGCTGTACACCGGCCGCAACGGGCTGGTGGCGCACGAGTGCATCCTCGACCTGCGCCCGATCAAGGACGCCACCGGCATCAGCGCCGAGGACGTGGCCAAGCGCCTGATCGATTTCGGCTTCCACGCGCCCACGCTGAGCTTCCCGGTGGCCGGCACGCTGATGGTGGAACCCACCGAGAGCGAATCGCAGCACGAGTTGGACCGCTTCATCGACGCCATGATCCAGATCCGCGACGAGATCCGCGCGGTGGAGGAAGGCAAGCTCGACCGCGACGACAACCCGCTGCGCAACGCCCCGCACACCGCCTTCGCGGTGAGCGCCAGCGAGTGGACACACGCCTACCCGCGCGAGCTGGCCGCCTTCCCGCTGCCCTCGCTGAAGCTGCAGAAGTACTGGTCGCCGGTAGCGCGCGTGGACAACGTCTACGGCGACAAGAACATCATGTGTGCTTGCATTCCGGTGGATGCGTACAGGGAGGAAGTGGAGGCTTGA
- a CDS encoding HAD family hydrolase, whose translation MTPSPHALAARRHWVFDLDGTLTVAVHDFAAIRRALAIRDDEDILAHIAALPRHEADAKHAWLLEHERSLAQASRAAVGAVALVRTLAARGCRLGILTRNLRELAVISLQAIGLADCFDPADVLGREDAPPKPAPDGLHRLAGHWKVEPAMLAMVGDYAYDLASARAAGALAVLVNLPENRWPELADWHFADCAGLAAALDRAH comes from the coding sequence ATGACGCCTTCGCCGCACGCCCTCGCCGCCCGGCGCCACTGGGTGTTCGACCTCGACGGCACGCTGACCGTGGCCGTGCACGACTTCGCCGCGATCCGGCGTGCGCTGGCGATCCGCGACGACGAGGACATCCTCGCCCACATCGCCGCCCTGCCCCGGCATGAAGCCGACGCCAAGCATGCGTGGCTGCTCGAACACGAGCGCAGCCTCGCGCAAGCTTCCCGTGCCGCCGTCGGCGCGGTGGCGCTGGTGCGCACGCTCGCGGCGCGCGGTTGCCGCCTCGGCATCCTCACCCGCAACCTTCGCGAGCTGGCGGTGATTTCGCTGCAGGCGATCGGCTTGGCCGACTGTTTCGATCCGGCCGATGTGCTCGGCCGCGAAGACGCGCCGCCGAAACCCGCCCCCGACGGCCTGCACCGGCTGGCCGGGCACTGGAAGGTCGAGCCGGCCATGCTGGCGATGGTCGGCGATTACGCCTACGACCTGGCCAGCGCCCGCGCCGCCGGCGCGCTGGCCGTGCTGGTGAACCTGCCGGAAAACCGCTGGCCGGAACTGGCCGACTGGCATTTCGCCGATTGCGCCGGGCTGGCGGCGGCGCTCGACCGGGCGCACTGA
- a CDS encoding pyridoxal phosphate-dependent aminotransferase, whose product MAAAHVNFDFDRPVDRSGTHALKFDGRRQKFGNDTVQPMWVADMDFAVPPCVSEAVIARARHPLYGYTLYPDSLLQALVDWSARRHRLPLERAWLVPASGVLAAMIAAIQACTAAGDAVIVQPPVYPGFFRAVEDSGRRLLHNPLRETDERYAMDLAQLEQLARDGARALLLCNPHNPVGRAWTPDELQGVLHIARRHGLTVIADEVHGDLALPGASHHPLLGLAQADDRVITVLSPGKTFNLQGLGLSVLAAPRPDQRSALHRAIAALHLGDANPFAITAAEAAWREGDAWLDALRSYLAGTRDVVADALRTRLPAIRLTPPEAGYLLWLDCRALGMHDTALRDFFIRRCRLGLNPGIDFGTGGSGFMRMNIGTPLGNVEAALKAIEMALG is encoded by the coding sequence GTGGCGGCGGCGCACGTGAATTTCGATTTCGACCGGCCCGTCGACCGCAGCGGCACCCATGCGCTGAAGTTCGACGGCCGCCGGCAGAAATTCGGCAACGACACGGTGCAACCGATGTGGGTGGCCGACATGGATTTCGCCGTGCCGCCCTGCGTGAGCGAGGCCGTGATCGCCCGCGCGCGGCATCCGCTTTACGGCTACACACTGTATCCCGACAGCCTGCTGCAGGCATTGGTCGACTGGAGCGCACGCCGCCATCGCCTGCCGCTCGAACGCGCGTGGCTGGTGCCGGCCAGCGGCGTACTGGCCGCGATGATCGCGGCGATTCAGGCCTGCACCGCCGCGGGCGACGCGGTGATCGTGCAGCCGCCGGTGTACCCCGGCTTCTTCCGTGCGGTGGAAGACAGCGGCCGCCGCCTGCTGCACAACCCGTTGCGCGAAACCGACGAACGCTACGCAATGGATCTCGCGCAACTGGAGCAACTGGCCCGCGACGGCGCGCGCGCCCTGCTGCTGTGCAACCCGCACAACCCGGTCGGCCGCGCGTGGACGCCGGACGAGCTGCAAGGCGTGCTGCACATCGCACGCCGCCACGGCCTCACCGTCATCGCCGACGAAGTGCACGGCGACCTCGCCCTGCCCGGCGCCAGCCATCATCCGCTGCTCGGCCTCGCACAGGCGGACGACCGCGTCATCACCGTGCTATCGCCCGGCAAGACCTTCAACCTGCAGGGGCTGGGCCTGTCCGTGCTGGCCGCCCCGCGCCCCGACCAGCGCAGCGCACTGCACCGCGCAATCGCCGCCCTGCACCTGGGCGACGCCAACCCCTTCGCCATCACCGCCGCCGAAGCCGCATGGCGCGAAGGCGATGCGTGGCTCGATGCCCTGCGCAGCTACCTCGCCGGCACCCGCGACGTGGTCGCCGATGCCCTGCGCACGCGCCTCCCCGCGATCCGCCTCACGCCCCCCGAAGCCGGCTACCTGCTGTGGCTGGACTGCCGCGCGCTGGGCATGCACGACACGGCGCTGCGCGACTTCTTCATCCGCCGCTGCCGGCTCGGCCTGAATCCCGGCATCGACTTCGGCACTGGCGGCAGCGGCTTCATGCGCATGAACATCGGCACACCGCTGGGTAATGTCGAGGCAGCGTTGAAGGCCATCGAAATGGCGCTGGGGTAA
- the ovoA gene encoding 5-histidylcysteine sulfoxide synthase, with protein MNASTLAEPALRATTTPLPRTPNLHDTDPERMRRTLREYFISTFDRYESLFETLAVDAAWYEPAITLRHPLIFYYGHTATFFVNKLLLARMIEQRIDPHLESVFAVGVDEMGWDDLNEAHYDWPSIAEVKAYRDKVRALVTRLIDEAPLTLPIGWDNPWWAIVMGIEHERIHLETSSVLIRQHKLAYVKPHPAWQPCTQTGAAPENTLVKVPAGKVALGRDIGSAIYGWDNEYGRHEAEVPAFEASRHLVSNREFLAFVEAGGYAQSGYWEDEGNGWREFAKADHPTFWRRSAEGWHLRLMTGEVPMPWDWPVEVNYHEAKAFCRWKSAHGGQPVRLPTEDEWYRLYDESRRGAPDGETPDANLNLAHWASSCPVNRFAQGEFFDVAGNAWQWTETPIYPFEGFQVHPIYDDFTTPTFDGRHNLMKGGSWIATGNEAQPASRYAFRRHFFQHAGFRYVVSKHLKPAPASHYETDKLLSEYAEFHYGDSYFGVSNFPQALVDVAITALGDAPKRTALDLGCASGRASFELARHFGHVTGVDFSARFIGQGVALARGDSLRYLLADEGELVEYKSRNLAELGLADVAHKVEFFQGDACNLKPQFAGYDFILAANLIDRLYNPAQFLEAIHERLNPGGILMIASPYTWLAEHTPRADWIGGFKKDGESFTTLDGLDAILGAHFQRLGEPQSVPFVIRETKRKFQHTLSEVTLWRRRT; from the coding sequence TTGAACGCTTCCACGCTCGCCGAGCCTGCGCTCCGCGCCACGACCACGCCGCTGCCGCGCACGCCGAACCTGCACGACACCGATCCCGAGCGCATGCGGCGGACGCTGCGCGAATACTTCATCAGCACCTTCGACCGCTACGAGTCACTGTTCGAGACGCTGGCCGTCGATGCGGCGTGGTACGAGCCGGCGATCACGCTGCGCCATCCGCTGATCTTCTACTACGGCCACACCGCCACGTTCTTCGTCAACAAGCTGCTGCTGGCGCGGATGATCGAGCAGCGCATCGACCCGCACCTCGAATCCGTGTTCGCGGTGGGCGTGGACGAGATGGGCTGGGACGACCTCAACGAAGCGCACTACGACTGGCCCAGCATTGCCGAGGTGAAGGCCTACCGCGACAAGGTACGCGCGCTGGTCACCCGGCTGATCGACGAGGCGCCGCTGACCCTGCCGATCGGCTGGGACAACCCGTGGTGGGCCATCGTCATGGGCATCGAGCACGAGCGCATCCACCTGGAAACCTCCTCGGTGCTGATCCGCCAGCACAAGCTGGCCTACGTGAAGCCGCACCCGGCGTGGCAGCCGTGCACGCAGACCGGCGCCGCGCCGGAGAACACGCTGGTGAAGGTGCCGGCCGGCAAGGTCGCGCTGGGCCGCGACATCGGCAGCGCCATCTACGGCTGGGACAACGAATACGGCCGCCACGAGGCCGAGGTACCGGCCTTCGAGGCCAGCCGCCACCTGGTCAGCAACCGAGAGTTCCTCGCCTTTGTCGAGGCCGGCGGCTATGCGCAGTCCGGCTACTGGGAGGACGAAGGCAACGGCTGGCGCGAATTCGCCAAGGCCGACCACCCCACCTTCTGGCGCCGTTCGGCCGAGGGCTGGCACCTGCGCCTGATGACCGGCGAGGTGCCGATGCCGTGGGACTGGCCGGTGGAGGTGAACTACCACGAGGCCAAAGCGTTCTGCCGCTGGAAATCCGCGCACGGCGGCCAGCCGGTGCGCCTGCCCACCGAGGACGAGTGGTACCGTCTGTACGACGAAAGCCGGCGCGGCGCGCCCGACGGCGAAACGCCGGACGCCAACCTCAACCTCGCGCACTGGGCCTCGTCGTGCCCGGTCAACCGGTTCGCGCAGGGCGAGTTCTTCGACGTCGCCGGCAACGCGTGGCAGTGGACGGAAACCCCGATCTACCCGTTCGAGGGTTTCCAGGTGCACCCGATCTACGACGACTTCACCACGCCCACCTTCGACGGCCGCCACAACCTGATGAAGGGCGGCTCGTGGATCGCCACCGGCAACGAGGCCCAGCCCGCCTCGCGCTACGCCTTCCGTCGCCACTTCTTCCAGCACGCGGGGTTCCGTTACGTGGTTTCCAAACACCTCAAGCCGGCGCCGGCTTCGCACTACGAGACCGACAAGCTGCTCAGCGAATACGCCGAGTTCCATTACGGCGACAGCTACTTCGGCGTGTCGAACTTTCCGCAGGCGCTGGTGGACGTGGCGATCACGGCGCTGGGCGATGCGCCGAAGCGCACCGCGCTGGATCTCGGCTGCGCCTCCGGCCGCGCCAGCTTCGAACTGGCGCGCCACTTCGGCCATGTCACCGGCGTGGACTTCTCCGCGCGCTTCATCGGCCAGGGCGTGGCGCTGGCGCGCGGCGACAGCCTGCGCTACCTGCTGGCCGACGAAGGCGAGCTGGTCGAGTACAAGTCGCGCAACCTCGCCGAGCTGGGCCTCGCGGACGTCGCCCACAAGGTGGAGTTCTTCCAGGGCGACGCCTGCAACCTCAAGCCGCAGTTCGCCGGCTACGACTTCATCCTCGCCGCCAACCTGATCGACCGCCTGTACAACCCCGCGCAATTCCTGGAAGCCATCCACGAACGCCTGAACCCCGGCGGCATCCTGATGATCGCCTCGCCCTACACCTGGCTGGCCGAGCACACACCGCGCGCGGACTGGATCGGCGGCTTCAAGAAGGACGGCGAGAGCTTCACCACGCTCGACGGCCTCGACGCCATCCTCGGCGCGCACTTCCAGCGGCTGGGCGAACCGCAGTCGGTGCCGTTCGTGATACGCGAGACGAAGCGCAAGTTCCAGCACACCTTGTCCGAGGTGACGCTGTGGCGGCGGCGCACGTGA